From Litoribacterium kuwaitense, one genomic window encodes:
- a CDS encoding LCP family protein has protein sequence MVFVLIPFLVLGIAATSYAVSVGLSAKEAVDQAQQELESRKESNKSSLRDKPIDPNVDNTSILFMGIDSSDTRGFGSDNARTDALLLATFNKNDKSVKVVSIPRDTYTEIIGRDYNDKINHAHAFGGIDMTVQTVEQFLQVPVDYYVRLDFQAFMSIIDTLGGVTVDVPFAFSEQNSEDVQGAITLREGEQTLNGEEALAFARTRIDSDFQRGQRQQLIIESVLEKSMRLESITKFDDVFTDISDHLTTNMKFNDMISFHDYLTTNGQLDVEHLSLIGEGTYIRNSVGQDVYYYQVSDDSLQEVQQNLQRHLDVNSPEDDTSTASSPSR, from the coding sequence GTGGTTTTTGTCCTCATTCCCTTTCTCGTTTTAGGCATTGCAGCAACCTCTTACGCCGTGAGCGTCGGATTATCTGCGAAAGAAGCCGTAGATCAGGCTCAGCAGGAACTTGAAAGCAGGAAAGAGAGCAATAAATCATCATTAAGAGACAAACCAATTGACCCGAATGTCGATAATACATCCATTTTGTTTATGGGCATTGATTCTAGTGACACACGAGGATTTGGAAGTGACAACGCCCGTACCGATGCTTTACTGCTTGCAACTTTTAATAAAAATGATAAATCGGTAAAAGTTGTCAGCATTCCACGCGACACATATACAGAGATTATCGGTCGCGATTATAATGATAAGATTAATCATGCCCATGCATTTGGCGGTATCGACATGACCGTGCAAACAGTTGAGCAATTTTTGCAAGTACCGGTCGACTATTATGTCCGTTTAGACTTTCAAGCTTTTATGTCGATCATTGACACTTTAGGCGGTGTCACCGTTGACGTTCCATTTGCATTTTCTGAACAAAACTCTGAAGATGTCCAAGGTGCCATTACGCTCCGAGAAGGGGAGCAGACGTTAAATGGCGAGGAAGCTCTCGCCTTCGCCCGCACGCGAATTGACAGCGATTTTCAACGTGGACAACGACAACAGCTGATTATCGAGTCGGTCTTAGAAAAATCCATGAGGCTTGAATCGATTACAAAATTTGATGATGTGTTCACAGATATTAGTGATCATTTAACGACCAATATGAAATTTAACGACATGATCTCTTTCCACGACTATTTGACAACGAACGGACAGCTCGATGTCGAGCACCTCTCGTTAATTGGTGAAGGGACATATATCCGTAATTCCGTTGGTCAAGACGTTTACTACTATCAAGTTTCTGACGATTCACTCCAAGAAGTACAACAAAATTTACAAAGGCATTTAGACGTCAACTCTCCAGAAGATGACACGAGCACTGCCTCGTCTCCTTCTCGATAG
- a CDS encoding N-acetylmuramoyl-L-alanine amidase: protein MGKSRRILHGFGALLFGLVFLLAANQAMAAAKGTVTVDGLNVRSSPAMDGSVLGKLNTEQEVSVSDTQGDWLTITYKGEKAYVHKDYVSLGKSNGKATEKFAITVNGQTVQSPVSPVMENDRLLVPFRAISEALGVTVHWVNDTRQVHAKDNGKKIVMTVDSADVSVDGQTTTVNPAPSIRNEHTMIPLRFFSETFGATVHWDQNTQSVTIKRDASDIPPAPNPSDGSQAAQVEQVGKDTELKATPMSTSKTIASLNKGDDVRVIREEGGWLYVEHEGKKGYISQTVLSSGGTEAEGLVAVVNADILNVRSSADASSKKLGSLDRGEEVDVITTQDNWAKIRRGNLVGWIHTGYATLYDRGGQLTRELSAPEKTEGNNRTTFTWSKLGDVNTRQIMTEQGVAISTNAGEIGSFNFQHPGIQSVSTTNGNYGKQIDVKLSPGYHYVVRHSSGSVSLDILPSGLKGKKVVVDAGHGGHDSGAVGATGLLEKEVTLDVAKKLKAKLEAAGATVIESRPTGDFTTLSGRVQIAHENGGDVFVSIHADSFSATSKGSTSFYHSGKNPSWEQSKELSDLVIHYLTSNLGTVSRGSVDKSFHVIRETEIPAILAETAFLSNPQEEALLKTDAFREKAATALFQALEAYFK from the coding sequence ATGGGGAAGAGTAGGAGAATACTTCACGGTTTTGGTGCGCTGTTGTTTGGATTGGTTTTTTTACTTGCCGCTAATCAGGCAATGGCTGCTGCCAAGGGCACGGTTACTGTCGATGGCTTAAATGTTCGTTCGTCGCCCGCAATGGATGGGAGTGTTCTCGGAAAGCTAAATACGGAGCAAGAAGTATCCGTTTCCGACACTCAGGGAGATTGGCTTACCATCACATACAAGGGAGAAAAAGCATACGTACATAAAGATTATGTATCTTTGGGCAAGAGCAATGGAAAGGCTACAGAGAAATTTGCTATCACAGTGAACGGACAAACAGTGCAATCACCTGTTTCGCCTGTGATGGAAAATGATCGGTTACTCGTTCCCTTTCGTGCGATCTCAGAAGCCTTAGGTGTCACAGTGCATTGGGTGAATGACACTCGACAAGTTCACGCTAAAGATAACGGAAAAAAGATTGTGATGACCGTTGATTCAGCAGATGTTTCGGTTGATGGACAGACGACAACAGTGAATCCAGCACCATCGATTCGTAATGAGCACACGATGATCCCTTTGCGTTTCTTTTCTGAAACCTTTGGTGCTACTGTCCACTGGGATCAGAACACACAGTCAGTCACAATTAAGCGGGATGCGTCTGATATCCCACCTGCCCCAAATCCATCAGACGGCTCACAGGCGGCTCAAGTGGAACAAGTAGGGAAAGATACAGAGCTGAAAGCAACGCCAATGAGCACTTCTAAAACGATCGCTTCCTTAAATAAAGGGGATGACGTTCGCGTCATTCGCGAGGAAGGCGGCTGGCTGTACGTTGAGCATGAGGGGAAAAAGGGATATATTAGCCAAACGGTTCTTTCTAGTGGCGGAACAGAAGCTGAAGGGCTTGTAGCGGTCGTCAATGCAGACATTTTGAATGTTCGCAGCTCAGCCGATGCAAGCAGTAAAAAGCTAGGAAGCCTTGACCGGGGTGAAGAGGTTGACGTGATTACAACACAGGACAACTGGGCAAAAATTCGAAGAGGCAACCTTGTTGGCTGGATTCATACCGGCTATGCAACCCTGTATGATAGAGGTGGCCAGCTGACTAGAGAGCTATCTGCACCGGAAAAAACGGAAGGCAACAACCGGACAACGTTTACGTGGTCAAAGCTCGGTGATGTAAACACGAGGCAAATTATGACCGAGCAAGGCGTAGCGATTAGCACGAATGCTGGAGAGATCGGAAGCTTTAATTTTCAGCACCCTGGAATCCAAAGCGTCAGCACGACCAATGGAAATTACGGAAAGCAGATTGATGTAAAGCTATCACCTGGCTACCATTATGTCGTTCGTCATTCGTCCGGCAGTGTCTCGTTAGACATCTTACCGAGCGGGTTAAAGGGCAAAAAAGTCGTTGTCGATGCAGGGCATGGAGGGCATGATAGTGGAGCTGTTGGAGCGACTGGGCTTCTTGAAAAAGAGGTTACGCTTGACGTTGCGAAAAAGCTGAAGGCGAAGCTTGAAGCTGCTGGGGCGACTGTGATTGAATCACGTCCGACGGGGGATTTTACAACCCTCTCAGGGCGGGTACAAATCGCACATGAAAATGGCGGGGATGTCTTTGTCAGCATTCATGCCGATTCGTTCTCAGCAACATCAAAAGGTTCAACATCATTTTATCATTCTGGTAAAAACCCTAGCTGGGAGCAAAGTAAAGAGCTGTCAGACCTAGTTATTCATTATTTAACAAGTAATTTAGGGACTGTAAGCCGTGGGTCAGTGGATAAAAGCTTCCACGTCATTCGTGAGACAGAAATTCCTGCCATTCTTGCAGAGACAGCCTTCTTGTCAAACCCGCAAGAAGAAGCATTGTTAAAGACAGATGCGTTTCGTGAAAAAGCGGCAACTGCTCTTTTCCAAGCGCTTGAAGCGTATTTTAAGTAA
- the csaB gene encoding polysaccharide pyruvyl transferase CsaB — MKVVLSGYYGYDNMGDEAILYSIIQALRAQDPAIDITVLSNQPEETAKAYGVSAVNRWRIKDMMKSLKEADGFISGGGSLLQDATSNKTVPYYAGLMQMASWLGKPYAVYAQGIGPLSKKLGQRLTVSSMNKAAVVTVRDEGSLALLRSLGVNRSVDVVPDPVMALEPSDALPNWFHEQGESRPVITLSVRDWPSEEPYLQKMATSVERLAKEKGAAVALLPVHGEHDLKTSQALAEHLQSPYLMFPHDASLEEKLAMVRDSELLIGMRLHALIFAATSNTPFVAVSYDPKIDAIAKQLQQPLVGHVSDPWTADDLYKLSSQLWNDPDIRTVLGEKVKPLKESAERTAIKVLTAFGT; from the coding sequence ATGAAGGTCGTGCTGTCAGGCTACTATGGATACGATAATATGGGAGATGAAGCGATCCTTTATTCGATCATTCAGGCGCTCCGTGCACAGGACCCGGCAATTGACATTACGGTTCTGTCGAATCAACCTGAAGAAACAGCGAAAGCATACGGCGTTTCAGCAGTGAACCGCTGGAGAATTAAAGATATGATGAAGTCGCTGAAAGAGGCGGATGGTTTCATTAGCGGGGGCGGCAGCCTGCTGCAAGATGCGACGAGCAATAAAACGGTGCCTTATTATGCTGGGTTAATGCAGATGGCTTCCTGGCTCGGTAAACCATATGCCGTTTATGCACAAGGTATCGGTCCGTTATCCAAAAAACTTGGGCAGCGACTGACTGTGTCATCAATGAATAAAGCGGCCGTTGTGACCGTACGAGATGAAGGCTCGCTTGCATTGCTTCGCTCCCTTGGCGTGAATCGATCTGTTGACGTCGTTCCTGATCCTGTGATGGCTTTGGAGCCGTCTGATGCATTGCCTAATTGGTTTCATGAGCAAGGTGAATCACGTCCTGTGATCACGTTGTCGGTAAGGGATTGGCCATCGGAAGAGCCATATTTGCAAAAAATGGCTACTTCTGTTGAAAGGCTTGCAAAAGAGAAAGGAGCCGCGGTTGCGCTGCTTCCGGTGCATGGTGAACATGACTTAAAAACGAGTCAGGCTCTCGCCGAGCACCTGCAATCTCCTTATTTGATGTTTCCACATGATGCTTCTTTAGAAGAAAAGCTCGCAATGGTTAGGGATAGCGAGCTCTTGATTGGAATGCGTCTTCACGCACTTATTTTTGCAGCAACAAGCAACACACCTTTTGTTGCCGTAAGCTATGACCCTAAAATTGATGCGATAGCAAAACAATTGCAGCAACCGCTTGTCGGTCATGTATCGGATCCATGGACGGCAGACGATTTGTATAAGCTCTCTAGCCAACTTTGGAATGATCCAGATATTCGGACTGTGTTGGGTGAGAAAGTAAAGCCATTAAAAGAAAGTGCTGAACGAACAGCCATAAAGGTGCTTACCGCCTTCGGTACGTAA
- a CDS encoding DUF5693 family protein, whose protein sequence is MKKILMVVFVVSLLVTAPLIVERFSVEQANDTYQVVVPESQLNGFERWGIDEEGLVNGLKQAGVHAISVEPETIQSLEDQLELLYVNKPDFLREHPDAVAEYRDKSGFFIAPVEGSEDIFQQVQSALGDAIEGTMQTNDVGHPYFFVQGGEWLTEKPITFNMDRIDQLKQSEFGIVLRMSNDIDENNDYLLDQMVTIQEEYAADQVIFLGEKALGMPLEEPVYNGENEEKRLEEFTDFFKENGFKVAQIEFFEQEGLQSYGFALGNRILRLHSLNLYDNRSPESYVERASRAVKERNMRLLFVNIFDEGKLESGSFKPDSMLQNSVNTIAAIHEAIPNQFEHGKAQPFSEITQPLWAKLAVAVAIAALTGLALLNVSRRLAYVGMASMLVVGLLWTVVDIGLIGKALALFVGILAPAMAVGQALHVKSKADLLKKYVLAGALSLAGSWLIVVILYGNEFLVKVDEFRGVKLLYVGSIVLLTVYLIYKNKTWLGYLREPVRYYQVAIIGVLLAAFAYFLMRSGNDATVSGIELQFRTALEQLLYVRPRTKEFLIGFPVFVFAMYHVMKGRNMAVVLYLGAVIGTMSLVNTFTHLHIPLSISLLRSIYGLIIGLIIGLLLIVVWKGLVRLYHRFIRPRWS, encoded by the coding sequence TTGAAAAAAATATTGATGGTTGTCTTTGTTGTCAGCCTGCTTGTGACCGCACCGCTCATTGTTGAACGGTTTTCTGTGGAGCAAGCTAATGATACATACCAAGTTGTTGTGCCTGAAAGTCAGCTCAACGGTTTCGAACGTTGGGGAATCGATGAAGAAGGCTTAGTCAATGGGTTAAAGCAGGCTGGTGTACATGCAATTTCTGTTGAACCAGAAACGATTCAATCGTTGGAAGATCAGCTGGAGTTGCTTTATGTGAACAAGCCTGATTTTTTAAGGGAGCATCCTGACGCTGTCGCCGAATACCGAGACAAGTCTGGCTTCTTTATTGCACCTGTCGAAGGCTCTGAAGACATTTTTCAGCAGGTCCAATCCGCTCTTGGCGATGCGATTGAGGGAACGATGCAAACGAATGATGTAGGGCATCCTTACTTTTTCGTGCAAGGTGGAGAATGGCTGACTGAAAAACCGATCACGTTTAATATGGATCGCATTGACCAATTGAAACAAAGCGAGTTTGGTATCGTCCTTCGAATGAGCAATGATATTGATGAAAATAATGACTATTTGCTAGATCAGATGGTCACGATTCAAGAAGAGTATGCAGCAGACCAAGTGATTTTTCTCGGTGAAAAAGCTTTAGGGATGCCGCTTGAAGAGCCTGTATACAATGGGGAGAATGAAGAAAAAAGGTTAGAAGAGTTTACCGACTTCTTTAAAGAAAATGGCTTTAAGGTGGCGCAAATCGAGTTTTTTGAACAAGAAGGTTTGCAATCGTATGGTTTCGCATTAGGCAACAGAATTTTGCGACTTCATAGCCTTAATCTATATGACAATCGCTCTCCTGAATCATACGTAGAGCGGGCGAGTCGGGCTGTCAAAGAACGAAACATGCGTTTGCTCTTCGTGAATATTTTTGATGAAGGCAAGCTGGAGAGCGGTTCATTCAAGCCGGATTCAATGCTGCAAAATTCGGTCAACACGATTGCTGCGATTCATGAGGCGATTCCGAACCAGTTTGAGCATGGAAAAGCTCAGCCATTTAGTGAAATTACCCAGCCATTGTGGGCGAAGTTGGCGGTTGCAGTAGCCATTGCTGCTTTGACAGGTTTAGCACTATTAAATGTGTCGCGACGCCTGGCCTATGTAGGGATGGCCAGTATGCTCGTCGTTGGGCTGCTTTGGACGGTTGTTGATATTGGATTGATTGGTAAGGCGCTAGCACTTTTCGTTGGTATTCTCGCTCCGGCGATGGCGGTTGGTCAAGCGCTGCACGTGAAAAGCAAAGCCGATTTGTTGAAAAAATATGTGCTTGCTGGTGCGTTATCTCTTGCAGGATCGTGGTTGATCGTTGTGATTTTGTACGGCAATGAGTTTTTAGTAAAGGTCGACGAATTCCGTGGCGTGAAACTACTTTATGTAGGTTCGATCGTATTGCTGACGGTATATCTAATCTACAAAAATAAAACGTGGCTCGGATATTTACGTGAGCCAGTTCGCTACTACCAGGTTGCGATCATCGGTGTGCTGCTGGCCGCCTTTGCGTACTTTTTAATGAGGAGTGGAAATGACGCCACTGTGAGCGGGATCGAATTGCAGTTTCGGACAGCGCTGGAACAGCTTTTATACGTAAGACCTCGTACGAAAGAATTTCTGATTGGATTCCCGGTCTTTGTCTTTGCGATGTATCATGTCATGAAAGGACGTAACATGGCGGTTGTCCTTTATCTAGGGGCAGTCATTGGCACGATGTCTCTCGTTAATACGTTTACACATTTGCACATTCCGCTGTCAATTTCGCTCTTACGTTCGATCTATGGCCTCATCATCGGACTTATCATCGGCTTGTTGCTCATCGTCGTTTGGAAAGGGCTTGTCCGCTTGTATCATCGTTTCATTCGTCCGAGGTGGTCATGA
- a CDS encoding glycosyltransferase family 4 protein, with protein sequence MIELIAIMSCFIASIILTPVVKKLAFAIGAVDRPNHRKVHQRIMPRLGGLAIFMSFVLGFLFFQPDKSLLWPILVGALIIVITGVLDDIFELSAKWKLIGQILAASVVILSDIQITYIDIPFIGLWELGLLSVPFTLLWIVGITNAINLIDGLDGLAAGVSAIVLLAVSTMAILMGDTFVAMLGFILMGSTLGFLAYNFHPAKIFMGDTGALFLGFMISVLAILGFKNITFFSLLVPVIMLGVPISDTFFAIIRRIVNKKPLSAPDKSHLHHCLLNLGLSHRATVLVIYAMAAMFGLVAIVFSQATSTLWVAVGIIVVLLLVIQLIAEGIGLMGSSFKPLLNFFRRVGARR encoded by the coding sequence ATGATTGAATTGATTGCTATCATGAGTTGTTTTATTGCTTCAATAATATTGACACCAGTCGTCAAAAAATTGGCTTTTGCTATTGGCGCTGTAGATCGTCCGAATCACCGAAAGGTCCATCAGCGTATTATGCCCCGCCTCGGCGGTTTGGCAATTTTTATGAGCTTTGTGCTCGGTTTTTTGTTTTTCCAGCCAGATAAAAGCTTGTTGTGGCCGATTCTTGTAGGTGCATTGATCATCGTGATCACAGGTGTGTTGGATGATATCTTTGAGCTGTCGGCAAAATGGAAGCTGATCGGGCAGATTTTAGCTGCTTCTGTCGTCATTCTTTCAGATATTCAGATCACCTACATCGATATTCCGTTTATCGGATTATGGGAGCTTGGTCTTCTTAGTGTACCATTTACGTTATTATGGATCGTCGGGATTACGAATGCCATTAACTTAATAGACGGACTCGACGGTTTAGCAGCAGGTGTTTCAGCGATCGTGCTCCTTGCTGTTTCGACGATGGCTATTTTAATGGGCGATACGTTCGTTGCGATGCTCGGTTTTATCCTTATGGGGAGCACGCTCGGTTTTCTCGCCTATAACTTTCATCCAGCGAAGATTTTTATGGGCGATACCGGCGCGCTGTTTTTAGGCTTTATGATTTCGGTGCTTGCCATTCTTGGCTTTAAAAACATTACGTTTTTTTCGCTACTCGTACCTGTCATTATGCTCGGTGTGCCGATTTCAGATACGTTCTTTGCGATTATTCGTCGTATTGTTAATAAAAAGCCGTTGTCGGCGCCTGATAAATCACATTTGCATCATTGTTTACTCAACTTAGGTCTGTCCCACCGTGCGACAGTTCTCGTCATTTATGCAATGGCAGCGATGTTTGGCTTAGTGGCGATCGTCTTTTCACAAGCGACTTCTACGCTCTGGGTTGCGGTCGGCATCATCGTTGTTTTGCTTTTGGTGATTCAACTGATTGCCGAAGGAATTGGTTTAATGGGGAGCTCGTTTAAACCGCTCTTAAACTTTTTCCGCCGTGTTGGTGCGCGACGCTAA
- a CDS encoding putative polysaccharide biosynthesis protein — MSTPSFVKSALIITMATLVSKVLGSVFLIPLQNIAGDEVFGIFRFVYPFYMVALILSVAGIPIAISKLISEARAEGHSSSVRDIFATASILALAFGVVTFSLMFSLSGPFAKWFWNDTAQLSLAVVSVTLLVAPYMAVYRGFFQGFDDMRPTAFSQMFEQFVRAGVTLIAAYVFVQLGTDVSTLAGYVMTGSIAGVVVSLFYLRWTWIRSPFRPHAEEPYTVARFLSWSKRILSLSLPVAVGTLTMALLNLVDSMTIPNALDGDPSILYSLYGRGVTLVQIATVFSSAIILPLIPRITRALTTNNDGEAKLFVTRSLNMAHLISWPAAVGLVALVVPVNIALFKDASGSEAIALLSVSSLFTSFSVLTTGILQGIGRARMAAYIIIGAVLIKAMLNMWLTQTASISGAAIATIIVYALIWLVNVWLSQRTLPYSVQWRTPIVCFIASVIMGAFIGTPWLLIDGLVSSRGSALLYVIIAIPVGALLYAALVLFGRGVNRDELQMIPGASRFFKKTLH, encoded by the coding sequence ATGAGTACGCCGTCATTTGTAAAAAGTGCGCTTATTATTACAATGGCGACGCTCGTCTCAAAAGTATTGGGCAGTGTTTTTCTCATCCCGTTGCAAAACATTGCTGGCGATGAAGTGTTTGGTATTTTCCGGTTCGTCTATCCTTTTTATATGGTGGCACTCATTTTATCAGTGGCCGGAATTCCAATTGCGATATCCAAGCTGATCTCGGAAGCGCGGGCTGAAGGTCATTCGTCCAGCGTCCGAGATATTTTTGCGACAGCTTCCATTTTGGCGCTTGCTTTTGGCGTTGTCACCTTTTCGTTGATGTTTAGTTTATCAGGCCCGTTTGCGAAGTGGTTTTGGAATGATACGGCTCAGCTATCTCTTGCGGTCGTCTCCGTTACACTGCTCGTCGCCCCATATATGGCCGTATATCGCGGTTTTTTTCAAGGCTTCGATGATATGAGGCCGACAGCTTTTTCACAAATGTTTGAGCAATTTGTTCGGGCTGGCGTGACCTTGATCGCAGCTTACGTCTTTGTACAATTAGGTACAGACGTGTCAACGTTGGCAGGGTATGTGATGACCGGCTCGATCGCTGGTGTAGTGGTCTCACTCTTTTACTTGCGTTGGACGTGGATTCGCTCACCTTTTCGCCCACATGCTGAGGAGCCATATACGGTGGCGCGTTTCTTGAGTTGGTCAAAACGAATTTTAAGCTTGTCGCTTCCGGTTGCGGTCGGGACGTTGACGATGGCTTTATTGAACTTAGTCGATTCAATGACGATCCCGAATGCCCTCGATGGTGATCCTAGTATATTGTACTCTCTCTATGGGCGTGGGGTGACCCTCGTGCAGATTGCGACGGTCTTTTCGAGTGCGATTATTTTACCGTTGATTCCGCGGATTACGCGCGCGCTCACCACAAATAATGATGGTGAAGCGAAACTATTTGTTACACGGTCTTTAAATATGGCTCATTTAATCAGTTGGCCGGCTGCCGTGGGGCTAGTGGCTCTTGTCGTACCGGTGAATATCGCCTTATTCAAGGATGCAAGTGGTAGTGAAGCCATTGCTCTCCTCAGCGTAAGCAGTCTGTTTACTTCTTTTTCCGTCTTGACGACAGGAATATTACAAGGCATTGGTCGAGCCCGCATGGCGGCTTATATCATTATTGGTGCTGTATTGATTAAAGCAATGCTGAATATGTGGCTAACACAGACAGCTAGCATTTCAGGTGCGGCGATAGCGACCATCATCGTGTATGCGTTGATTTGGCTGGTCAATGTTTGGTTGTCACAGCGTACTCTGCCGTATTCAGTGCAGTGGCGTACGCCGATCGTCTGTTTTATCGCAAGTGTGATCATGGGCGCTTTTATTGGCACGCCATGGTTGCTCATTGACGGTTTGGTTAGCTCAAGAGGCTCGGCGTTGTTATATGTCATCATTGCGATCCCAGTAGGCGCTTTATTGTACGCTGCGCTCGTGCTTTTCGGTCGAGGGGTGAACCGTGACGAGTTACAGATGATTCCTGGCGCAAGCCGCTTTTTTAAAAAAACCCTTCATTGA
- a CDS encoding WecB/TagA/CpsF family glycosyltransferase yields MIGDPLPERVAGYDLMHRLLAECAAHGRSVYMIGAQQEVIEQAVGEVEKLYPGITIAGWRNGYFDIDDEQVIADVQAAKPDLVLAALGMERQENWIATALPYVEKGVFIGVGGSFDTLTGKMPRAPLIFRKANLEWFYRLCKQPSRWRRMLALPKFVLTVKREQKQRSAL; encoded by the coding sequence ATGATTGGTGACCCGTTGCCGGAGCGGGTCGCCGGCTACGATCTAATGCATCGCTTACTTGCTGAATGCGCAGCCCACGGGCGCTCGGTTTATATGATTGGTGCTCAGCAGGAAGTGATTGAGCAAGCAGTTGGGGAAGTGGAAAAGCTCTATCCAGGTATCACGATTGCGGGTTGGCGCAATGGCTATTTTGATATCGATGATGAACAGGTGATTGCTGACGTTCAAGCTGCCAAGCCTGATCTTGTGCTTGCCGCTTTAGGAATGGAGCGTCAGGAAAACTGGATTGCTACAGCACTCCCTTACGTGGAAAAAGGGGTATTTATTGGTGTAGGCGGTAGCTTTGATACGTTGACTGGAAAAATGCCACGGGCACCGTTAATCTTTAGAAAAGCAAACTTAGAATGGTTTTATCGTTTGTGTAAGCAGCCCTCGCGGTGGCGCCGTATGCTCGCGCTCCCTAAATTTGTGCTAACTGTGAAACGTGAGCAAAAACAAAGGTCTGCCTTATGA
- a CDS encoding S-layer homology domain-containing protein: MKKKWLLAAGLVLATPLHAEGADDVSGHYFEVEIRDLQEAGIMNGYGHGEFRPDQQVTRAEFAAFISRALALPKGDARFSDVSNSHPLFDEVSMAASAGIVTGVDEQSFQPERPISREEIAVMIDRGVQYKDIEPEAATLTFTDRDDILYPLNVRHAVSLGIVAGNKDGRFLPKDTATRGQAATFIHRMLEAIERIEKEKQAEKERLEAEKEKEAAEQREQEAEADKEEPADPPEPKQGEFRVASFDDDGQADYSDVFTSWEEALELAEDEGAEAIYEGDKVVWISEGLAVSSGLTYIYAPSEDNKDGNGAQITYVAPGTEMKLLSPGEERVDVMLQGLDGSVNLHDVTLIPASLVKERAYYTNEDGNLVHYLYINGSYVKYLYGEAPSFINEGDKAFSWDGYTFSDDTFYQYFSFMPLRSESAYSAEELDRYVKEHKPESPLIGLGEVFKEAEDTYEVNALYLLAHAIHESNWGTSTIAREKNNLYGLRAYDVNPNENAMAFESMEANIDFAASYVSERYLTDAEGTYFNGEYLGNKKGGMNVVYASDPYWGQKIAGRMYQADKFLGGKDIDALDIIEP, translated from the coding sequence ATGAAAAAAAAGTGGCTGCTCGCTGCGGGACTTGTGCTTGCAACCCCGCTGCACGCTGAGGGCGCAGATGATGTCTCAGGACATTATTTTGAAGTGGAAATTCGTGATTTACAAGAAGCGGGCATTATGAATGGATATGGCCATGGAGAGTTTAGACCCGATCAGCAGGTGACAAGAGCTGAGTTTGCTGCCTTTATCTCAAGAGCGCTAGCGTTACCTAAAGGTGATGCACGCTTTTCTGATGTTTCAAACAGCCATCCTTTGTTCGATGAGGTGTCTATGGCTGCTTCAGCGGGCATTGTGACCGGCGTTGACGAGCAATCATTTCAGCCGGAGCGGCCCATTTCACGTGAAGAGATCGCTGTGATGATCGATCGTGGCGTGCAATACAAGGACATTGAGCCAGAAGCTGCCACGCTAACGTTCACTGACCGTGATGATATTTTATATCCATTAAATGTTCGCCACGCGGTCTCTTTAGGCATCGTTGCTGGGAATAAGGATGGTCGTTTTCTGCCGAAAGACACAGCGACACGCGGTCAAGCAGCAACTTTTATTCATCGAATGCTTGAAGCAATTGAGCGCATAGAGAAAGAAAAGCAAGCTGAAAAAGAAAGGCTAGAGGCTGAGAAAGAAAAAGAAGCAGCGGAACAAAGAGAGCAAGAAGCAGAAGCTGACAAAGAGGAACCTGCTGACCCACCGGAACCAAAACAAGGTGAGTTTCGCGTCGCTTCTTTCGACGATGACGGTCAGGCAGACTACTCTGATGTGTTTACCTCTTGGGAAGAAGCCCTCGAATTAGCTGAAGATGAAGGTGCAGAAGCGATTTACGAAGGTGACAAAGTTGTCTGGATTTCGGAAGGTCTTGCTGTTAGTTCAGGACTGACATACATTTATGCCCCATCTGAAGATAATAAAGACGGGAATGGAGCGCAAATTACATACGTTGCCCCAGGTACGGAAATGAAATTGCTGTCCCCTGGCGAGGAACGGGTCGATGTGATGCTGCAAGGGCTGGATGGCTCAGTGAATTTACATGATGTGACTTTAATCCCTGCATCGCTCGTTAAAGAAAGGGCATACTACACGAACGAAGATGGAAATCTCGTACATTATTTATATATTAACGGGAGTTATGTAAAATATTTGTACGGCGAGGCCCCTTCCTTTATTAATGAAGGCGACAAAGCGTTTAGCTGGGACGGTTATACGTTTAGCGACGACACATTTTATCAGTATTTTTCCTTTATGCCCCTTCGCTCAGAATCGGCCTACTCTGCGGAAGAGTTAGACCGATACGTTAAAGAGCATAAGCCTGAATCGCCTTTAATCGGCTTAGGAGAGGTGTTTAAGGAAGCTGAAGACACGTATGAAGTAAATGCATTGTATCTGCTTGCCCATGCGATTCATGAGAGCAATTGGGGAACGAGTACTATTGCTCGAGAAAAAAATAATTTGTATGGTTTGCGAGCTTATGACGTGAATCCGAATGAAAATGCGATGGCTTTTGAGTCAATGGAAGCCAATATTGATTTTGCTGCGTCTTACGTGTCAGAACGCTATTTGACGGATGCGGAAGGGACGTATTTTAACGGCGAATATCTCGGAAATAAAAAGGGCGGCATGAATGTCGTGTATGCGTCAGACCCTTATTGGGGGCAAAAGATCGCTGGGCGCATGTACCAGGCGGACAAATTCCTCGGCGGGAAGGATATCGACGCGCTTGATATCATTGAGCCATGA